In the Vibrio gigantis genome, one interval contains:
- the groL gene encoding chaperonin GroEL (60 kDa chaperone family; promotes refolding of misfolded polypeptides especially under stressful conditions; forms two stacked rings of heptamers to form a barrel-shaped 14mer; ends can be capped by GroES; misfolded proteins enter the barrel where they are refolded when GroES binds) has translation MAAKDVKFGNDARIKMLEGVNVLADAVKVTLGPKGRNVVLDKSFGAPTITKDGVSVAREIELEDKFQNMGAQMVKEVASQANDAAGDGTTTATVLAQAIITEGLKAVAAGMNPMDLKRGIDKAVIAAVEELKGLSVPCADTKAIAQVGTISANSDATVGNIIAEAMEKVGRDGVITVEEGQALQDELDVVEGMQFDRGYLSPYFINNQEAGSVDLESPFILLIDKKVSNIRELLPTLEAVAKASRPLLIIAEDVEGEALATLVVNNMRGIVKVAAVKAPGFGDRRKAMLQDIAILTGGTVISEEIGLDLEKVTLEDLGQAKRITITKENSTIIDGAGEEVMIQGRVSQIRQQIEDATSDYDKEKLQERVAKLAGGVAVIKVGAATEVEMKEKKDRVEDALHATRAAVEEGVVAGGGVALIRAASKVAGLEGDNEEQNVGIRVALRAMEAPIRQITKNAGDEESVVANNVRAGEGNYGYNAATGEYGDMIAMGILDPTKVTRSALQFAASVAGLMITTEAMVTDKPQDSAPAMPDMGGMGGMGGMGGMM, from the coding sequence ATGGCTGCTAAAGACGTTAAATTTGGTAACGACGCACGTATTAAAATGCTAGAAGGTGTAAACGTTCTGGCTGACGCGGTAAAAGTAACGCTAGGCCCTAAAGGCCGTAACGTTGTTCTAGACAAATCATTTGGCGCACCAACGATCACTAAAGATGGTGTTTCTGTTGCACGTGAAATCGAACTTGAAGACAAGTTCCAAAACATGGGCGCACAAATGGTTAAAGAAGTGGCTTCGCAAGCGAATGACGCAGCGGGCGACGGAACAACGACAGCGACAGTTCTTGCTCAAGCTATCATCACTGAAGGCTTAAAAGCCGTTGCTGCTGGTATGAACCCAATGGATCTTAAGCGTGGCATCGACAAAGCGGTTATCGCAGCAGTTGAAGAGCTAAAAGGTCTTTCTGTTCCATGTGCAGATACTAAAGCTATCGCGCAAGTAGGTACTATCTCTGCAAACTCTGACGCGACAGTCGGTAACATCATTGCTGAAGCGATGGAAAAAGTAGGCCGTGATGGCGTTATCACAGTTGAAGAAGGTCAGGCTCTGCAAGACGAGCTAGACGTAGTAGAAGGTATGCAGTTCGACCGCGGTTACCTATCTCCTTACTTCATCAACAACCAAGAAGCAGGTTCTGTTGATCTAGAAAGCCCATTCATCCTTCTTATCGACAAGAAAGTATCAAACATCCGTGAACTTCTTCCGACTCTAGAAGCGGTTGCTAAGGCATCTCGTCCACTTCTAATCATCGCTGAAGATGTAGAAGGCGAAGCGCTAGCGACTCTAGTTGTGAACAACATGCGTGGCATCGTGAAAGTGGCTGCTGTTAAAGCGCCTGGTTTCGGTGACCGTCGTAAAGCGATGCTGCAAGACATCGCTATCTTAACGGGTGGTACGGTTATCTCTGAAGAGATCGGCCTAGACCTTGAGAAAGTAACGCTAGAAGACCTAGGTCAAGCTAAGCGTATTACTATCACTAAAGAAAACTCAACCATCATTGATGGTGCGGGTGAAGAAGTGATGATCCAAGGTCGTGTTTCTCAAATCCGTCAACAAATCGAAGACGCAACTTCAGACTACGACAAAGAAAAACTTCAAGAGCGCGTAGCGAAACTAGCTGGCGGTGTTGCAGTAATCAAAGTGGGCGCTGCGACTGAAGTTGAGATGAAAGAGAAGAAAGACCGCGTAGAAGACGCACTTCACGCGACTCGCGCTGCTGTTGAAGAAGGTGTGGTTGCTGGTGGTGGTGTTGCACTTATCCGCGCTGCATCTAAAGTTGCTGGCCTTGAAGGCGACAACGAAGAGCAAAACGTAGGTATCCGTGTTGCACTACGTGCAATGGAAGCACCTATCCGTCAAATCACTAAGAACGCAGGTGATGAAGAATCAGTGGTTGCTAACAACGTTCGTGCTGGCGAAGGTAACTACGGTTACAACGCGGCTACTGGCGAATACGGCGACATGATTGCAATGGGTATCCTAGATCCAACTAAGGTAACTCGCAGCGCACTTCAGTTCGCAGCATCAGTTGCTGGTCTTATGATCACAACAGAAGCGATGGTGACAGACAAGCCTCAAGATTCAGCACCTGCAATGCCTGATATGGGCGGCATGGGTGGTATGGGTGGCATGGGCGGCATGATGTAA
- a CDS encoding MATE family efflux transporter, translating to MQDKHGLLTAPIESTLRTMTIPTIFGMVAILMFNLVDTFFISLLGTQALAAVSFTFPVTFAINCITMGIGIGLSTCIGRLLGQGCSQNAARFTCHGLLLAVLLVGFTSTLGLVTLEPMFALLGAEPELLPLISEYMTVWYLAIPLLVIPMAGNSAIRASGDTKTPAKIMMLAGLINGILDPLLIFGYGPFPELGIQGAAIASGFSWFGALCGSLYVLTIREKLLAPPKLKNIIDDWKQILAIGTPAALSNALNPLAGAIIMMMLANQGTEAVAAYGAAQRIESILIIVLMSLTSALTPFMAQNFGANNPQRSFKALFLSMRFAVMFQGLIFLMMVPLSIPLAALFSQEESVRGILWHYLLVVPFSYGFQGIIMMLISAMNAMHQPLKAFQWSFMRLFVFTLPFAWIGSEIDDVEGLFIGLALGNIMGGISGYCFALRVRAKADASAGCERN from the coding sequence ATGCAAGATAAGCACGGGCTCTTAACCGCCCCAATTGAAAGTACATTGCGTACCATGACCATACCGACCATATTCGGTATGGTGGCGATCTTGATGTTTAACCTTGTTGATACCTTCTTTATCTCATTACTGGGTACGCAAGCCCTTGCTGCGGTTAGCTTTACCTTCCCTGTCACCTTTGCCATCAACTGCATCACTATGGGGATTGGCATCGGCCTTTCTACTTGTATTGGAAGATTACTTGGTCAAGGCTGCTCACAAAACGCAGCTCGCTTTACTTGTCACGGTTTATTACTTGCGGTCCTTCTTGTTGGTTTTACATCAACTCTGGGGCTTGTAACGCTTGAACCCATGTTTGCCTTGTTGGGAGCAGAGCCAGAGTTACTGCCACTTATATCTGAATACATGACAGTCTGGTATTTAGCTATTCCACTGCTTGTTATTCCAATGGCAGGCAACAGCGCAATACGAGCCAGTGGCGATACTAAAACCCCCGCAAAGATCATGATGTTGGCAGGCCTAATTAACGGCATTCTCGATCCGCTGCTGATCTTCGGTTACGGGCCTTTTCCTGAGCTAGGGATTCAAGGAGCAGCCATTGCAAGTGGTTTCAGTTGGTTTGGTGCGTTATGTGGCTCACTGTATGTGTTAACCATACGAGAAAAGCTGCTTGCTCCACCCAAACTAAAAAACATCATCGATGACTGGAAACAAATCTTAGCCATTGGAACGCCAGCTGCACTCTCCAATGCGCTAAACCCACTCGCGGGTGCCATCATTATGATGATGCTGGCCAATCAAGGAACCGAAGCCGTGGCGGCTTATGGCGCAGCTCAGCGTATTGAATCGATTCTTATCATTGTGTTGATGTCTCTGACCTCTGCTCTCACGCCTTTCATGGCGCAGAACTTTGGCGCAAACAACCCTCAACGCAGCTTTAAGGCGCTGTTTCTAAGCATGCGCTTTGCCGTGATGTTCCAAGGTTTAATTTTCTTAATGATGGTGCCATTAAGCATTCCTTTAGCCGCCCTGTTCTCTCAAGAAGAGTCCGTGCGTGGCATCTTGTGGCATTACCTGTTAGTCGTACCATTTAGCTATGGATTCCAAGGTATTATCATGATGCTAATCAGTGCCATGAATGCGATGCATCAACCACTCAAAGCCTTCCAATGGAGCTTCATGCGCTTGTTTGTATTCACATTGCCTTTCGCTTGGATAGGCAGCGAAATTGACGATGTCGAAGGGTTGTTTATTGGCTTAGCCTTGGGGAACATTATGGGTGGTATTTCAGGGTATTGCTTTGCGCTTCGTGTGAGGGCTAAAGCAGATGCGAGTGCGGGATGCGAAAGGAATTAA
- the gpmM gene encoding 2,3-bisphosphoglycerate-independent phosphoglycerate mutase: MSAKKPMALVILDGYGYREDNQDNAIANANTPVLDGLIANQPNTLISASGLDVGLPDGQMGNSEVGHTNIGAGRVVYQDLTRITKSISDGEFGQTETLVNAIDKAVKAEKAVHIMGLMSPGGVHSHEDHIYAAVEMAAERGAEKIYLHAFLDGRDTPPRSAENTLARFQELFAKLGKGRVASLIGRYYAMDRDNNWDRVQESYDLLTQAKAEFTFDTAVAGLEAAYARDENDEFVKATEIKAEGEESAAIVDGDAVIFMNYRADRAREITRAFVPEFDGFARNVFPAIDFVMLTQYAADIPLLCAFPPASLENTYGEWLSKEGKTQLRISETEKYAHVTFFFNGGIEDEFEGEERQLVASPKVATYDLQPEMSAPELTEKLVAAIKGGKYDAIVCNFPNCDMVGHTGVYDAAVKAVESLDECLGKVVEAIKEADGQLLITADHGNAEMMVNPETGGIHTAHTNLPVPLIYVGNKDVEFKEGGKLSDLAPTMLSLSGIAIPAEMSGDVIVK; this comes from the coding sequence ATGTCAGCTAAGAAGCCAATGGCTCTAGTGATCCTTGACGGTTACGGTTACCGTGAAGACAACCAAGACAACGCTATCGCGAACGCTAATACACCTGTATTAGACGGTCTTATTGCTAACCAACCTAATACGCTAATCTCTGCTTCTGGCTTAGATGTAGGCCTACCAGATGGTCAAATGGGTAACTCTGAAGTAGGCCACACCAACATCGGTGCGGGTCGCGTTGTATACCAAGATCTTACTCGTATTACTAAGTCAATTTCAGACGGCGAGTTTGGCCAAACTGAAACGCTAGTGAACGCTATCGACAAAGCAGTAAAAGCTGAGAAAGCGGTTCACATCATGGGTCTTATGTCTCCAGGTGGCGTTCACTCTCATGAAGATCACATCTATGCAGCTGTTGAAATGGCAGCAGAGCGTGGCGCAGAGAAAATCTACCTACACGCTTTCCTAGACGGTCGTGATACGCCGCCACGTAGTGCAGAAAACACGTTGGCACGCTTCCAAGAGTTGTTCGCTAAGCTAGGTAAAGGTCGTGTTGCTTCGCTTATTGGTCGTTATTACGCAATGGACCGTGATAACAACTGGGATCGCGTTCAAGAATCTTACGACCTGCTGACTCAAGCAAAAGCAGAGTTCACATTCGACACAGCAGTGGCTGGCCTAGAAGCGGCTTATGCTCGTGACGAAAACGATGAGTTCGTTAAAGCGACGGAAATCAAAGCAGAAGGCGAAGAGTCTGCAGCTATAGTGGATGGCGATGCAGTTATCTTCATGAACTACCGTGCTGACCGTGCTCGTGAAATTACACGTGCATTCGTGCCTGAATTCGACGGTTTTGCTCGTAACGTATTCCCAGCGATCGATTTCGTGATGCTGACTCAATACGCTGCTGACATCCCACTTCTATGTGCATTCCCACCAGCTTCTCTAGAGAACACCTACGGTGAATGGCTATCGAAGGAAGGTAAAACACAGCTACGAATCTCTGAAACAGAGAAATACGCACACGTTACTTTCTTCTTCAATGGCGGTATCGAAGATGAGTTCGAAGGCGAAGAGCGTCAACTTGTTGCTTCTCCAAAGGTAGCAACTTACGATCTACAGCCAGAAATGAGCGCGCCAGAGCTAACTGAAAAGCTAGTTGCAGCAATCAAAGGCGGCAAATACGACGCTATCGTTTGTAACTTCCCTAACTGTGACATGGTTGGCCACACTGGCGTTTACGATGCAGCGGTTAAAGCCGTAGAGTCGCTAGATGAATGTCTTGGTAAAGTGGTTGAAGCTATTAAAGAAGCCGATGGCCAACTGCTTATCACTGCAGACCACGGTAACGCGGAAATGATGGTAAACCCAGAAACGGGCGGCATCCACACTGCGCACACTAACCTACCAGTGCCACTTATCTACGTAGGTAACAAAGACGTTGAGTTCAAAGAAGGCGGTAAACTGTCTGACTTAGCACCAACAATGCTTTCTCTATCTGGTATCGCAATCCCTGCTGAGATGTCAGGCGATGTGATCGTTAAGTAA
- the galU gene encoding UTP--glucose-1-phosphate uridylyltransferase GalU, with the protein MIKKCLFPAAGYGTRFLPATKSMPKEMMPVVNKPLIEYGVEEAIQAGMSDMCIVTGRGKHSLMDHFDKNYELEHQIMGTSKESLLDDIRGLIDSASYTYIRQREMKGLGHAILTGRELVGDEPFAVVLADDLCVNEQQGVLAQMVELYKQFRCSIVAVQEVPESETHKYGVISGEMIKDDIFRIDDMVEKPEPGTAPSNLAIIGRYILTPDIFELIEQTEPGKGGEIQITDALLKQANSGCVLAYKFKGQRFDCGSVEGYIEATNHCFETFYKKAPSAELAKKPTVKVVEEKEVEVV; encoded by the coding sequence ATGATCAAAAAATGTCTTTTCCCCGCAGCAGGCTACGGAACTCGTTTCCTTCCTGCTACCAAATCTATGCCAAAAGAAATGATGCCAGTGGTGAACAAACCGCTCATTGAGTATGGAGTAGAAGAAGCGATCCAAGCCGGCATGAGCGACATGTGTATCGTAACAGGCCGTGGTAAACACTCGTTGATGGATCACTTTGATAAGAACTATGAACTTGAACATCAAATCATGGGTACCAGCAAAGAGTCTTTGTTGGATGATATCCGTGGTTTGATTGATTCTGCAAGTTACACCTATATTCGCCAGCGTGAGATGAAAGGGTTAGGTCACGCTATTTTGACGGGGCGTGAACTTGTTGGTGATGAACCATTTGCAGTAGTATTGGCTGATGATTTGTGTGTTAACGAGCAGCAGGGCGTTTTGGCGCAAATGGTTGAATTGTACAAACAGTTCCGCTGCTCAATTGTCGCAGTGCAAGAAGTACCAGAATCAGAAACGCACAAATATGGTGTGATTTCTGGAGAGATGATCAAAGATGATATCTTCCGTATCGATGATATGGTTGAAAAACCTGAACCTGGCACTGCACCAAGTAATTTAGCGATCATTGGTCGTTATATCCTTACTCCTGATATCTTTGAGCTGATTGAACAAACAGAGCCGGGTAAAGGTGGTGAAATCCAAATTACCGATGCATTACTAAAACAAGCAAACTCAGGCTGTGTTCTTGCGTACAAGTTTAAAGGTCAACGTTTTGATTGTGGTAGCGTTGAAGGGTACATCGAAGCAACTAACCATTGTTTTGAAACCTTCTATAAAAAAGCGCCAAGTGCAGAGCTAGCTAAAAAGCCAACCGTGAAAGTCGTCGAAGAAAAAGAAGTCGAAGTGGTTTAA
- a CDS encoding VC2662 family protein, translated as MKKLLSVLAVSAAVMAPAAFASSPVMFSTINGFNAPDSDAVGGVRLALLHGQVNDLKGVDLAVVGMSETQTTTGVNLGIFGASKVNQEMTGASLGFFNWNTGKTTGVNLGAVNITNDVKGANVSFVNYSEGNTMVDVGAANLSEVSTVQVGIFNKTNKIEGVQVGLINCADNGFFPCFPIVNFAK; from the coding sequence ATGAAAAAACTACTTTCGGTATTAGCTGTGTCGGCAGCGGTAATGGCACCAGCGGCATTCGCTTCTTCGCCTGTTATGTTTTCAACGATTAACGGCTTCAATGCACCTGATTCAGATGCGGTTGGCGGTGTGCGCTTGGCTCTGCTTCACGGACAAGTAAACGACCTTAAAGGTGTCGATCTTGCCGTTGTTGGTATGTCAGAAACACAAACCACCACAGGTGTAAACCTTGGTATTTTTGGTGCATCAAAAGTGAACCAAGAAATGACTGGTGCATCTCTAGGCTTCTTCAACTGGAACACGGGTAAAACAACCGGTGTTAACCTTGGTGCTGTGAACATTACCAATGATGTAAAAGGCGCGAACGTGAGTTTCGTAAACTACTCAGAAGGTAACACTATGGTTGATGTTGGCGCAGCGAACCTTTCAGAAGTGTCTACGGTTCAGGTTGGTATCTTCAACAAAACCAACAAAATCGAAGGCGTGCAAGTTGGCTTGATCAACTGTGCTGATAACGGTTTCTTCCCGTGCTTCCCGATTGTAAACTTTGCTAAATAA
- a CDS encoding polysaccharide biosynthesis protein has protein sequence MQRLNFIWQLSRLQKRVISVTIDTFLILFALHIALWTRLGNFQLLNDGDNLLLAGLTVVTTVIIFTKIGLYRAVLRYLTFQALFVVTAGAVLSALALAVFAYYLQEPIPRTVPIIYGAYLALLCGGSRLVIRNLVVTTSPSKDSRQEVLIYGAGSGGRQLAVALRASESYRIRAFIDDDRTLTNTVILGLPVVGLGKTQALIDKYDISKILLAIPSASRARRKQVLDLLAPLPVEIQTVPDMADIVSGKAKIDELTDVPIEDLLGRDAVAPQQVLMEANIKDKVVMVTGAGGSIGSELCRQILKQQPKTLVLFEVSEFGLYQIDRELSQLKETKGYDTEIVPLLGSVQRSHRLLTSMQSFGVQTVYHAAAYKHVPLVEYNVVEGVRNNVYGTYYTAKAAIEAGVESFVLISTDKAVRPTNVMGTTKRMAELGLQALAQQENQKENGTRFCMVRFGNVLGSSGSVIPLFKKQIKAGGPLTVTHPDITRFFMTIPEAAQLVIQAGAMGKGGDVFVLDMGESVKITDLAENLIKLSGLSVKNEENQHGDIEIQFSGLRPGEKLYEELLIGDNVARTAHERIMTAQEVFLPIDEYDTLLESLDFACHNLEHEAIRRLLLDAPTGFSPTDGIGDLVWNAALLQKELVE, from the coding sequence ATGCAACGTCTAAATTTTATATGGCAGTTGTCTCGCCTACAAAAGCGGGTAATCAGTGTCACGATTGATACTTTCCTTATTCTCTTTGCTCTGCATATTGCATTGTGGACAAGACTCGGTAATTTTCAACTTTTGAATGATGGTGATAATTTATTACTGGCTGGCTTAACAGTAGTTACAACTGTCATCATTTTTACAAAGATAGGACTTTATCGCGCCGTTCTGCGCTACCTTACTTTTCAGGCACTGTTTGTGGTGACAGCTGGTGCCGTGTTGTCGGCGCTAGCATTGGCAGTCTTTGCTTATTATCTGCAAGAGCCAATCCCTCGTACCGTCCCTATTATCTATGGCGCTTACTTAGCGCTATTGTGTGGTGGCTCTCGTCTTGTAATTCGTAACCTTGTTGTCACTACGTCACCTTCGAAAGACTCACGTCAAGAAGTGTTGATTTATGGGGCTGGCTCTGGTGGTCGACAGCTCGCAGTTGCGCTTCGCGCCTCTGAAAGCTATCGTATACGTGCATTTATTGATGACGATAGAACCCTCACTAACACTGTTATTTTGGGGCTACCTGTTGTCGGTTTAGGTAAAACTCAAGCCTTGATTGATAAATATGATATTTCCAAAATATTACTCGCGATACCAAGTGCTTCTCGTGCACGTCGTAAGCAAGTTCTGGACTTGTTAGCGCCGTTACCTGTTGAAATCCAAACGGTACCAGACATGGCGGATATTGTGTCTGGCAAAGCAAAAATTGATGAACTGACCGATGTACCTATTGAAGATTTGTTAGGTCGCGATGCGGTTGCGCCTCAGCAAGTTTTAATGGAAGCTAACATCAAAGATAAAGTGGTGATGGTGACCGGTGCTGGTGGTTCTATTGGTTCAGAGCTGTGTCGTCAAATTCTAAAGCAACAACCTAAAACCTTGGTGCTTTTTGAAGTTTCTGAGTTTGGCTTATACCAAATTGATCGCGAGCTTTCCCAGTTGAAAGAAACCAAAGGTTATGATACTGAGATTGTACCGTTATTGGGCTCAGTTCAACGCTCACATCGCTTATTGACCTCAATGCAGTCTTTTGGTGTACAAACAGTTTATCACGCTGCAGCTTATAAACATGTCCCTCTTGTGGAGTACAACGTAGTGGAAGGCGTGCGTAATAATGTTTACGGCACTTACTATACGGCTAAAGCCGCTATTGAGGCCGGTGTCGAATCTTTTGTACTAATCTCGACAGACAAAGCGGTACGCCCTACTAACGTGATGGGCACCACCAAGCGTATGGCGGAATTAGGCTTACAAGCCTTAGCGCAGCAAGAAAACCAAAAAGAGAATGGTACTCGTTTTTGTATGGTTCGCTTTGGCAATGTTTTAGGTTCTTCAGGCTCCGTGATTCCGCTGTTTAAGAAGCAGATAAAAGCGGGCGGTCCATTAACGGTTACCCACCCTGACATTACTCGCTTCTTTATGACCATCCCAGAAGCTGCCCAATTGGTGATTCAAGCCGGCGCGATGGGTAAAGGCGGTGATGTGTTCGTGTTGGATATGGGAGAATCCGTAAAAATTACCGACCTTGCGGAAAACCTTATTAAGCTATCCGGCCTCTCCGTTAAGAATGAAGAGAATCAACACGGTGATATTGAGATTCAATTTTCCGGCTTACGCCCAGGAGAAAAACTCTATGAAGAGTTATTGATTGGCGATAATGTCGCGCGTACCGCTCACGAACGGATCATGACGGCGCAAGAAGTGTTCTTGCCGATTGATGAGTATGACACGCTACTTGAATCCTTAGACTTTGCTTGTCACAACCTAGAACATGAAGCTATTCGTAGGCTACTTCTTGATGCGCCGACCGGATTTTCGCCAACGGATGGGATTGGTGATTTGGTTTGGAATGCCGCCCTGTTGCAAAAAGAATTGGTTGAATAA
- a CDS encoding methylated-DNA--[protein]-cysteine S-methyltransferase, which produces MEDTTYKMLYDAPIGKMIIISDGVSIIEIDHINHQELMTSNPDELCQLATKQLDEYFAGQRTEFDLPLRAIKGTDFQKAAWQALTTIPYGETISYGEQAKRMDNPKAVRAVGGANGKNPFSIVVPCHRVIGANGTLTGYTGGMNRKEWLLDFERSVLKAR; this is translated from the coding sequence ATGGAAGACACCACTTACAAAATGCTTTATGACGCTCCGATTGGCAAGATGATCATTATTAGTGATGGTGTGTCGATTATTGAAATTGACCATATAAATCACCAAGAGCTAATGACTAGCAATCCAGATGAGCTTTGCCAACTGGCGACGAAACAGTTAGATGAGTACTTCGCAGGTCAACGAACAGAGTTCGATTTGCCATTAAGAGCGATAAAAGGCACTGACTTTCAAAAAGCAGCTTGGCAGGCTTTAACGACCATTCCTTATGGCGAAACCATCAGCTACGGCGAGCAAGCAAAGAGAATGGATAACCCAAAAGCAGTAAGAGCGGTAGGTGGTGCGAATGGAAAGAATCCATTTAGTATTGTTGTACCCTGCCATCGAGTGATTGGGGCGAATGGAACATTAACTGGTTACACCGGCGGCATGAACCGCAAAGAGTGGTTGTTGGATTTTGAGCGATCAGTTTTGAAAGCGAGATGA
- a CDS encoding co-chaperone GroES, translating to MNIRPLHDRVIVERQEVESKSAGGIVLTGSAAEKSTRGVILAVGKGRILENGSVQPLDVKVGDTVIFAEGYGTKSEKIDGKEVLIMSENDIMAIVE from the coding sequence ATGAATATCCGTCCTCTACACGACCGAGTTATCGTTGAGCGCCAAGAAGTTGAATCTAAATCTGCTGGTGGCATCGTTCTAACTGGTTCTGCCGCTGAAAAATCAACTCGCGGTGTAATTCTAGCTGTTGGCAAAGGCCGCATTCTAGAAAACGGTTCAGTACAACCATTGGACGTTAAAGTTGGCGACACTGTTATCTTCGCTGAAGGCTACGGCACTAAGTCTGAAAAAATCGACGGCAAAGAAGTTCTGATCATGTCTGAAAACGACATCATGGCGATCGTTGAGTAA
- a CDS encoding IS3 family transposase (programmed frameshift) encodes MKVKSQRQYTDEFKREAVQRSLDSSDTVKSVALSLGISPVLLSKWRSQMTSKKINSLPIPNQGPEKSVAQLERENRQLKKKLEMAELENDFLKEGEGFLRQPKRIRFEYILKKTCVKLPVIRLCRWLDVSTAGYYKWLTRQPSKRETENESLSNYLRRESKAQHCIPGYRKLWEAAVANGFICNKKRVQRLLQNMGYRSCVSKKRYGRAPRQNTLIPAYNILARQFKVDKPDRVWVSDITQVRCTDGWQYLCVVLDLFSRKVIGWSTSRINNAKLVLRSLNKAWEQRQPLGHELLFHSDQGIQYRALETIRWHRKRKIKVSMSRKGNCWDNACSESFFAQYKKEWMNKLDQLSRQEMTMQSRIYIDTYYNPVRRHGTLGGVSPMEFELIN; translated from the exons ATGAAAGTAAAATCACAAAGACAATATACAGACGAATTTAAACGAGAAGCTGTTCAGCGATCTCTCGATTCTTCTGACACCGTTAAGTCAGTAGCACTATCCTTAGGAATATCGCCGGTGCTACTTTCGAAATGGAGATCTCAAATGACGTCGAAGAAGATTAATTCCCTCCCAATACCTAATCAAGGCCCCGAGAAATCCGTTGCTCAATTGGAAAGAGAGAACCGTCAATTGAAGAAGAAACTAGAGATGGCGGAGCTGGAGAATGATTTCTTAAAGGAAG GCGAAGGCTTTCTTCGACAGCCAAAAAGAATAAGGTTCGAGTACATTCTAAAGAAAACCTGTGTGAAGCTTCCTGTTATTCGGTTATGTCGATGGTTAGACGTTTCTACAGCGGGTTACTACAAGTGGCTCACGAGACAACCCTCGAAACGAGAGACAGAAAATGAGTCCTTAAGTAACTACTTGAGGAGAGAAAGCAAAGCTCAGCACTGTATTCCTGGTTATCGAAAGCTTTGGGAAGCAGCAGTCGCTAACGGCTTTATTTGTAATAAAAAGCGAGTACAGAGGCTTCTACAGAATATGGGCTATCGCTCTTGCGTGAGTAAGAAGCGATATGGACGAGCGCCAAGACAAAATACACTTATACCTGCCTATAACATTCTTGCCCGTCAATTTAAGGTGGATAAACCCGATCGAGTTTGGGTGTCAGATATAACTCAGGTGCGCTGTACTGATGGTTGGCAATACCTGTGCGTTGTCTTAGATTTGTTTTCACGCAAAGTGATTGGTTGGTCGACAAGTCGCATTAATAACGCAAAGTTAGTGCTAAGAAGCCTGAATAAGGCTTGGGAACAAAGGCAGCCCTTAGGTCATGAGCTTTTGTTTCACTCCGATCAAGGTATACAGTATCGAGCGTTGGAGACGATCCGTTGGCACCGTAAACGAAAGATTAAAGTCAGCATGTCGAGAAAAGGAAACTGTTGGGATAACGCTTGTTCCGAAAGCTTCTTTGCGCAATATAAGAAAGAGTGGATGAACAAATTAGATCAGCTTTCACGACAAGAAATGACGATGCAGAGTCGAATTTATATCGATACCTATTATAATCCAGTAAGAAGACATGGGACTCTAGGTGGAGTGAGTCCCATGGAGTTTGAACTAATCAACTAA